CTTACTACTTTATTGACTTTTGATAAGTCATAATGTTTCTTTTTATACTTCTTGGCTGTTCTTAAAAAATATTTCTTCGGTATTACTTCCATTAATTCAAATCCTTTAACCAATTTTTAGCGAAATCTTCTGCCGAAGAATAAACTCTGCCATTACTTTCTTCATCGTGCATCTCTTTAATGACTTGTAATGCACCATCATCAGCTTGGGGAGTAAATGGCAACTTTTGTTGTTGAATTACAGCAGTATAGAAAAGTCTGGTAGCTGTTGCCATATCCATTCCCATTGATTTGAAGGTAGCTTGTGCCTCCTCTTTCATGCTCTTAGGGAGCTTCATATTAAAATTTGCTGTTTCGCTCATATTCATCACCTCTTACCTACATATTATATATTATATATATAAGTAATGCATATAAATAATATATGTAAATGATATATATTATGCTTATTGGAGACTGTAAAATAGTTTGCGGTGACGCTTAGCCACAAATTAAAAGGAGCCAAATCCAATTTAGGACTTGACTCCAAAACAAAAAGACCAGTAGCCTGATGTTAAGCAAAAATATCACCCTTTTTCCTAATTATTTTTATATCATATCTGCTACGCGTATATAATCATTAAACAAATGATAAGAGTGTAATTCAAAAAATCCACCTCAATTTACACAAATTAAGGTGGATCACATTTTTATGCTCTTTGTTCTTGCAATGCTTTCAATGCATCCGAAGCAACTCTAGAAACATTAATTTTATTTTCTTTGGCCCAGTTTGCCAAATACTCAGGCACACTAATATTCTTGCGAACTGTTTTTCCATACTTCTTATAAAAATTAGTCAAATTTACGGGAACATATACTAATTTTTCATCTTTTTCAAGATGCCATTTTGAAGGATCAGCCACCTTTTCAATTTTGCCCTTGACTTCAAACCAATCCGCAATATCAAATGATGCCTCTTCAATAGCTTCTTCTAGTGTATCGCCTTCAACAATCATTCCCTGAACATTAGGTGAAGTTACAACAAAATAATGACCATCGTCATTATATTCTTTGGCAATTACAGGATATAAAACTTTATTTTTCATAATATAATATGCCAAAAGCACGTTATTCTGAACGTGCCTCTTCGACTAAGCCGGCTTGTTTTAAAATTCCCTCTTGTATTCCTTTTTTTAATTCTTTTCCTTTATGCATAGGAACCTCAGTATATCTACCATTCTGATGATTAATTAATTTGATATGACTTGTTCCTTTACGGGTATACCTACTTATTTCAACAAAACCGTGCTTCTTTAGAAACCTCAACATTCTAGCTGGTTTCCATGGCATATGTTTCCCTCCTTT
This is a stretch of genomic DNA from Lactobacillus crispatus. It encodes these proteins:
- a CDS encoding type II toxin-antitoxin system RelB/DinJ family antitoxin — its product is MSETANFNMKLPKSMKEEAQATFKSMGMDMATATRLFYTAVIQQQKLPFTPQADDGALQVIKEMHDEESNGRVYSSAEDFAKNWLKDLN
- a CDS encoding type II toxin-antitoxin system HicB family antitoxin, whose product is MKNKVLYPVIAKEYNDDGHYFVVTSPNVQGMIVEGDTLEEAIEEASFDIADWFEVKGKIEKVADPSKWHLEKDEKLVYVPVNLTNFYKKYGKTVRKNISVPEYLANWAKENKINVSRVASDALKALQEQRA
- a CDS encoding type II toxin-antitoxin system HicA family toxin, with the protein product MPWKPARMLRFLKKHGFVEISRYTRKGTSHIKLINHQNGRYTEVPMHKGKELKKGIQEGILKQAGLVEEARSE